In Kryptolebias marmoratus isolate JLee-2015 linkage group LG22, ASM164957v2, whole genome shotgun sequence, a single window of DNA contains:
- the thumpd2 gene encoding THUMP domain-containing protein 2 isoform X1, whose protein sequence is MSETRGNGSVVRYYCTAGNGMELFLVDEVKGKLAAEDVSVSFVSVKVRQIPGKVLFSSSATIDRVSGLKAAERLFLLLKEDSPFRLPSHSSPGKASSLLQTRLLGDRNQWSSAVMTWSRLQRELAASRKADKTQRNAMGERMEKEEGRGSEEGGKCILESRKRTRELSEEESEHKRLRSDEQNRPETLKKEREEDNVRETKNEGLQGFTVVNNVADLDIESSRGKEAEQNEANFQVSRSDNVQAGLERTVENCNGKMNHLGVDVLSENVENVSFRVNCKCSGSLSRCLSAQEVSKVMGAGLSRLLGWKADLKNPQMEINVYLSDDYCLLGIPLTRIPLANRSYIKTTGLRSTTAWAMASLAQIQPGFSVVDPMCGMGTILIEAAQEHKAACFLGVDIDDGQLQKANENIAFAELGSRVHLLKASSMALPLPSSSVDAVICDLPFGRKFGTKTNMATDLPLILSEMERVLRIGGVLVVLLSPQLSSVLKKLLIQKHTEPISNEEIKPPTGIENCLVPSSEQQILQRHLDVKSSPTQEGEERLSSLQHQTTLRVSLGAIDGLIHKYVKTLI, encoded by the exons atgtcTGAAACTAGAGGTAATGGGAGTGTTGTTCGGTATTACTGCACCGCCGGGAACGGAATGGAGCTGTTTCTAGTGGACGAAGTGAAAGGAAAGTTGGCGGCTGAGGACGTGAGTGTTAGCTTCGTGTCTGTAAAG GTACGTCAGATTCCGGGTAAGGTGTTGTTCAGTTCCTCTGCCACAATCGACAGAGTCAGTGGcctgaaagctgcagagaggctCTTTCTGCTGTTGAAGGAAGACTCACCTTTCAGGCTGCCTTCCCACTCTAGTCCAG GAAAGGCTTCTTCTTTGCTGCAGACCAGACTGTTGGGGGACAGAAATCAGTGGAGCAGTGCTGTAATGACATGGAGCCGCCTGCAGAGGGAGCTGGCAGCCAGCCGAAAAGCtgacaaaacacagagaaatgcCATGGGGGAGAGAATGGAGAAAGAGGAGGGGAGAGGGAGTGAAGAGGGCGGAAAGTGCATTCTGGAGTCTAGGAAACGTACACGAGAGCTGAGTGAGGAGGAGAGTGAGCATAAGAGGCTGAGAAGTGACGAACAAAATAGACCAGAGACtctgaaaaaggaaagagaggAGGATAATGTCAGAGAGACAAAAAACGAGGGACTTCAGGGCTTCACTGTCGTGAATAATGTAGCAGATCTGGATATTGAGAGTAGTAGAGGGAAAGAAGCAGAGCAAAATGAAGCAAACTTTCAAGTCAGTAGATCTGATAATGTGCAGGCGGGGCTGGAGCGTACTGTGGAAAACTGCAACGGGAAAATGAATCACCTGGGAGTAGATGTATTAtctgaaaatgtggaaaatg tttctTTTAGGGTTAACTGCAAGTGCAGTGGATCACTGTCCAGGTGCCTCAGTGCACAG GAGGTTAGTAAAGTGATGGGCGCAGGTCTGAGCAGACTGCTGGGCTGGAAGGCTGACCTGAAGAATCCACAGATGGAG ATAAATGTTTACTTGAGTGACGACTACTGCCTGCTGGGGATCCCATTGACCAG GATTCCTCTGGCTAACCGCAGTTACATTAAAACCACAGGTCTGAGGTCTACAACAGCCTGGGCCATGGCCTCGCTCGCTCAGATACAA CCAGGCTTCAGTGTGGTTGATCCAATGTGTGGGATGGGAACCATCTTAATAGAAGCTGCACAAGAACACAAG GCTGCCTGTTTCCTGGGTGTGGACATTGATGACGGACAGCTACAGAAAGCCAATGAGAACATAGCGTTTGCAGAGCTGGGGAGCAGAGTACACCTGCTGAAAGCTTCATCTATGG CCCTGCCTCTGCCCAGCTCCAGTGTAGACGCCGTCATCTGTGACCTGCCGTTTGGCAGAAAGTTTGgtaccaaaacaaacatggctacCGACCTTCCTCTCATCCTCAGCGAGATGGAGag AGTCCTTCGTATTGGTGGCGTCCTGGTTGTTCTCCTGAGTCCTCAGTTGTCTTCTGTCCTGAAAAAGCTCTTGATCCAAAAACACACCGAGCCAATATCTAATGAGGAAATAAAGCCTCCAACGGGGATAGAAAACTGCCTTGTTCCATCCTCAGAGCAGCAGATTTTACAACGTCACTTAGATGTCAAATCGTCCCCTACccaggaaggagaggagaggtTGTCATCTCTGCAGCACCAAACGACTCTCAGAGTCAGTTTAGGCGCAATAGATGGACTCATccataaatatgtaaaaacacTAATTTGA
- the thumpd2 gene encoding THUMP domain-containing protein 2 isoform X2, translating into MSETRGNGSVVRYYCTAGNGMELFLVDEVKGKLAAEDVRQIPGKVLFSSSATIDRVSGLKAAERLFLLLKEDSPFRLPSHSSPGKASSLLQTRLLGDRNQWSSAVMTWSRLQRELAASRKADKTQRNAMGERMEKEEGRGSEEGGKCILESRKRTRELSEEESEHKRLRSDEQNRPETLKKEREEDNVRETKNEGLQGFTVVNNVADLDIESSRGKEAEQNEANFQVSRSDNVQAGLERTVENCNGKMNHLGVDVLSENVENVSFRVNCKCSGSLSRCLSAQEVSKVMGAGLSRLLGWKADLKNPQMEINVYLSDDYCLLGIPLTRIPLANRSYIKTTGLRSTTAWAMASLAQIQPGFSVVDPMCGMGTILIEAAQEHKAACFLGVDIDDGQLQKANENIAFAELGSRVHLLKASSMALPLPSSSVDAVICDLPFGRKFGTKTNMATDLPLILSEMERVLRIGGVLVVLLSPQLSSVLKKLLIQKHTEPISNEEIKPPTGIENCLVPSSEQQILQRHLDVKSSPTQEGEERLSSLQHQTTLRVSLGAIDGLIHKYVKTLI; encoded by the exons atgtcTGAAACTAGAGGTAATGGGAGTGTTGTTCGGTATTACTGCACCGCCGGGAACGGAATGGAGCTGTTTCTAGTGGACGAAGTGAAAGGAAAGTTGGCGGCTGAGGAC GTACGTCAGATTCCGGGTAAGGTGTTGTTCAGTTCCTCTGCCACAATCGACAGAGTCAGTGGcctgaaagctgcagagaggctCTTTCTGCTGTTGAAGGAAGACTCACCTTTCAGGCTGCCTTCCCACTCTAGTCCAG GAAAGGCTTCTTCTTTGCTGCAGACCAGACTGTTGGGGGACAGAAATCAGTGGAGCAGTGCTGTAATGACATGGAGCCGCCTGCAGAGGGAGCTGGCAGCCAGCCGAAAAGCtgacaaaacacagagaaatgcCATGGGGGAGAGAATGGAGAAAGAGGAGGGGAGAGGGAGTGAAGAGGGCGGAAAGTGCATTCTGGAGTCTAGGAAACGTACACGAGAGCTGAGTGAGGAGGAGAGTGAGCATAAGAGGCTGAGAAGTGACGAACAAAATAGACCAGAGACtctgaaaaaggaaagagaggAGGATAATGTCAGAGAGACAAAAAACGAGGGACTTCAGGGCTTCACTGTCGTGAATAATGTAGCAGATCTGGATATTGAGAGTAGTAGAGGGAAAGAAGCAGAGCAAAATGAAGCAAACTTTCAAGTCAGTAGATCTGATAATGTGCAGGCGGGGCTGGAGCGTACTGTGGAAAACTGCAACGGGAAAATGAATCACCTGGGAGTAGATGTATTAtctgaaaatgtggaaaatg tttctTTTAGGGTTAACTGCAAGTGCAGTGGATCACTGTCCAGGTGCCTCAGTGCACAG GAGGTTAGTAAAGTGATGGGCGCAGGTCTGAGCAGACTGCTGGGCTGGAAGGCTGACCTGAAGAATCCACAGATGGAG ATAAATGTTTACTTGAGTGACGACTACTGCCTGCTGGGGATCCCATTGACCAG GATTCCTCTGGCTAACCGCAGTTACATTAAAACCACAGGTCTGAGGTCTACAACAGCCTGGGCCATGGCCTCGCTCGCTCAGATACAA CCAGGCTTCAGTGTGGTTGATCCAATGTGTGGGATGGGAACCATCTTAATAGAAGCTGCACAAGAACACAAG GCTGCCTGTTTCCTGGGTGTGGACATTGATGACGGACAGCTACAGAAAGCCAATGAGAACATAGCGTTTGCAGAGCTGGGGAGCAGAGTACACCTGCTGAAAGCTTCATCTATGG CCCTGCCTCTGCCCAGCTCCAGTGTAGACGCCGTCATCTGTGACCTGCCGTTTGGCAGAAAGTTTGgtaccaaaacaaacatggctacCGACCTTCCTCTCATCCTCAGCGAGATGGAGag AGTCCTTCGTATTGGTGGCGTCCTGGTTGTTCTCCTGAGTCCTCAGTTGTCTTCTGTCCTGAAAAAGCTCTTGATCCAAAAACACACCGAGCCAATATCTAATGAGGAAATAAAGCCTCCAACGGGGATAGAAAACTGCCTTGTTCCATCCTCAGAGCAGCAGATTTTACAACGTCACTTAGATGTCAAATCGTCCCCTACccaggaaggagaggagaggtTGTCATCTCTGCAGCACCAAACGACTCTCAGAGTCAGTTTAGGCGCAATAGATGGACTCATccataaatatgtaaaaacacTAATTTGA
- the LOC108243109 gene encoding uncharacterized protein LOC108243109, giving the protein MGQLLSSEEQLPQMKEALGSVIHDAMLEGGAVPDLRVVHPLLLANQKENAVSQARLQEHLQQLQSEIGNRVPAYLKDLIGRLASFSDEPSLTALVGLVVTMVMDMAYTSSKQSSGDTGRSAGSSSCQRIWELQEVMEEYLKRCRISLNDKSRLIQDSVRLEAQFSLILTQLKTCLLGGDCDSRSLRHWACGAAFHIQMLVHLACLEGKAEPLSARAALNLYREDLKQIIPVYRSYKSNTVCVVKCRGGLLPNFDPSRDVPEEGAVTGLTVTDREMGNSVNIPLSVMEAEIERRMQVSAPDATPESLDLITSDQYAQAYLEQLFSSKGPVAQLENYFTKAGDRLEKPKTHLKSKNMTGKRKTTEQSEEGHLSDQGVTEHQSVGTVERRGEETTQDASLKLSIVETQPEDSLT; this is encoded by the exons ATGGgccagctgctctcctcagaaGAGCAGCTCCCTCAGATGAAGGAGGCTCTTGGTTCTGTCATCCATGATGCCATGTTAGAAGGAGGTGCTGTCCCTGACCTCCGAGTCGTGCATCCTCTCCTCCTGGCCAATCAGAAGGAGAACGCTGTCTCTCAGGCCCGCCTGCAGGAACACCTGCAACAG TTGCAGAGTGAAATCGGAAACCGGGTGCCCGCCTACCTGAAGGATCTGATTGGCCGACTGGCGTCCTTCTCGGATGAGCCGAGCCTGACCGCCCTGGTGGGGTTAGTGGTCACCATGGTGATGGATATGGCCTACACGTCGTCAAAACAGTCATCAGGAGACACGGGGAGGTCAGCTGGGTCATCGTCATGTCAG AGAATCTGGGAGCTTCAGGAAGTGATGGAGGAGTACTTGAAGCGCTGCAGAATCAGCTTGAATGATAAAAGCAGGTTAATCCAGGACTCCGTCAGACTCGAAGCCCAGTTCAGTCTGATCCTCACGCAGCTGAAGACCTGTCTGCTGGGGGGAGACTGTGACTCCAG GTCTCTGAGACACTGGGCTTGCGGAGCTGCGTTTCACATCCAGATGTTGGTCCACCTGGCTTGCCTCGAGGGCAAGGCCGAGCCCTTATCTGCAAGGGCTGCGCTGAATCTGTACAGGGAGGACCTCAAACAGATCATTCCTGTCTATag GAGTTATAAGTCTAACACAGTCTGTGTTGTGAAATGTCGAGGAGGTCTGCTGCCAAATTTTGACCCGTCCAGGGATGTGCCGGAGGAGGGTGCCGTGACGGGACTCACTGTGACAGACCGAGAGATGGGGAACAGCGTGAACATCCCTCTCTCTGTCATGGAGGCAGAGATAG AGAGAAGAATGCAAGTTTCTGCGCCCGATGCTACACCTGAGAGTTTGGACCTCATCACCTCAGATCAGTACGCTCAGGCGTACCTGGAACAACTCTTCTCCAGTAAGGGACCCGTGGCACAGCTGGAAAACTACTTTACCAAGGCCGGTGATAGGCTGGAAAAGCCAAAAACTCacctaaaaagtaaaaacatgacAGGAAAGAGAAAAACGACAGAACAAAGTGAAGAAGGGCATCTTTCAGACCAGGGAGTGACTGAACATCAGAGTGTGGGTACAGTggaaaggagaggagaggagacgaCACAAGATGCAAGTTTGAAACTTAGTATTGTAGAGACACAACCAGAGGACAGCCTCACCTAA